A window of Vicinamibacterales bacterium contains these coding sequences:
- a CDS encoding glycosyltransferase family 9 protein encodes MFNHLHIHNRAERWLVGVTDLALSVGAVVTRRSTAIPHQPTRILLLRLERIGDLLMTLPALLKLRAAFPATTIDLVVGSWNASLARLLTVVDHVETVDAPWLARGHQATDYLKLTRQASHWRTAQYDLACNFEGDIRSNALMALCGAPRRVGFDIKGGGAFLTDRAIYDRQAHVATNALRLVDTILPHSQDSGATDDSLPLLIPESVRTQVQDVLRQIGQPAIGIHASGGRAIKQWDPTRFAEAATRLARSRGATIVLTGSAEDRAEVDRVKTALPSDLPVADLSGTLDLPRLAVILEHLSLFITGDTGPMHLAAAMGTPIVAVFGPSDPTNYGPLTSRSRVVRVNIWCSPCNQIRRPPSRCVGHVPDCLVGVEVDRVVAAANDLLTDQGVEWARTTMKNR; translated from the coding sequence TGGTCGGGGTCACGGACCTTGCCTTATCGGTGGGCGCTGTAGTCACACGTCGCTCGACGGCTATCCCTCATCAACCCACTCGCATTCTCCTGCTTCGCCTGGAACGTATCGGCGACCTACTGATGACGCTACCTGCTCTCTTGAAGCTTCGCGCGGCGTTCCCAGCCACGACCATCGATTTGGTGGTTGGAAGCTGGAACGCGTCACTGGCGCGATTGCTGACGGTGGTCGACCACGTTGAAACGGTCGATGCACCTTGGTTGGCCAGAGGACATCAGGCAACCGACTATCTCAAGTTGACGCGTCAGGCTTCGCACTGGCGTACAGCTCAATATGACCTTGCCTGCAATTTCGAAGGGGACATCAGGTCAAATGCCCTGATGGCCCTTTGCGGAGCACCGCGCCGGGTAGGCTTTGATATTAAAGGTGGCGGAGCTTTCCTGACCGATCGCGCCATATACGACCGCCAAGCACACGTTGCAACAAATGCCTTGCGTCTGGTTGACACAATTCTGCCTCATTCCCAAGACAGTGGGGCCACTGATGATTCGTTACCTCTTCTCATTCCGGAATCCGTGAGAACACAAGTCCAGGATGTGCTGAGGCAAATCGGTCAGCCGGCGATTGGCATTCATGCTAGCGGTGGACGCGCGATCAAACAGTGGGACCCAACTCGGTTCGCCGAAGCCGCTACTAGGTTGGCCAGGTCACGGGGCGCGACCATCGTGCTCACCGGTTCTGCTGAAGACCGTGCAGAGGTGGACCGAGTAAAGACGGCGCTTCCCAGTGACCTCCCCGTTGCCGACCTTTCAGGCACGCTAGACCTTCCGCGCCTCGCGGTCATCCTTGAACATCTCTCGCTATTCATCACCGGCGATACTGGTCCAATGCATCTTGCCGCTGCAATGGGAACCCCAATCGTTGCGGTCTTTGGTCCGTCGGACCCGACCAACTACGGCCCCTTGACATCCCGCAGTCGCGTCGTACGAGTTAACATCTGGTGTAGTCCCTGCAACCAGATCCGCCGCCCGCCGTCTCGGTGCGTCGGGCACGTGCCAGATTGTCTGGTCGGTGTCGAAGTGGATCGAGTAGTTGCAGCTGCCAACGACTTACTCACTGACCAAGGGGTGGAGTGGGCCAGGACGACCATGAAAAATAGGTAG
- a CDS encoding glycosyltransferase family 4 protein: MSDSPIRVALVSRASAALHGPGGLERHVDDLARQLLERGVAVTLITRPASRPGAEAAWLRDERLTLKTIQYRTFPFAGRRGTTILDRNTAYLYFGFKAGRQAARLLSDGHVDLIHGHGASVLGAVLPAPTAKVPLVLTPHGMEEFGGTDLFQTGLKRIAYRPLQIAVRRCARYATRILATDQALVSNTVTNLRVPESSVRVVPNAVDLGRCDALAGPAEGAKIRSVWDIPSADRVFLSVGRVEKNKGFDVLAGALAQACRDSEFRQWRWVIVGDGHYRSTLERIVRQLGLQDRTLFVGATTDRELHAWYEAATVFVHPTLYEGSSIVTLEAMAHSRPVVASRVGGLPDKVLPRVTGWLASPGDAADLGHALTEVLHLEEHLPRMGEAGRALVERCFSWPSVTERLLSHYDEVLAECASLRASR, encoded by the coding sequence ATGAGCGACTCGCCGATCCGAGTGGCGTTAGTGAGTCGTGCGAGTGCGGCCCTGCACGGTCCTGGCGGGCTTGAGCGGCATGTTGACGACCTCGCACGTCAACTACTGGAGCGCGGCGTTGCCGTTACGCTGATTACTAGGCCCGCCTCTCGACCGGGCGCTGAGGCTGCCTGGCTTCGTGACGAACGGCTGACGCTGAAAACCATTCAATACCGGACTTTTCCGTTCGCCGGTCGGCGTGGGACAACGATCCTCGACCGAAATACTGCCTATCTCTATTTCGGCTTCAAAGCGGGTCGGCAGGCGGCACGGCTCTTAAGCGACGGCCATGTTGATCTGATACATGGTCATGGTGCGAGTGTACTTGGTGCGGTTTTGCCAGCGCCCACTGCAAAGGTTCCGCTTGTTTTGACGCCGCACGGCATGGAAGAGTTTGGTGGGACCGATTTATTCCAGACTGGATTGAAGCGTATTGCCTATCGGCCTCTACAGATTGCGGTTCGTCGGTGCGCACGCTACGCGACCAGAATTCTTGCGACAGACCAAGCACTCGTATCGAACACGGTAACTAACTTACGTGTTCCGGAATCGTCCGTTCGTGTCGTTCCCAACGCTGTGGACCTTGGCCGGTGCGATGCACTGGCTGGACCGGCTGAAGGAGCAAAGATACGTAGCGTTTGGGATATCCCCAGTGCTGACAGGGTGTTTCTCAGTGTGGGCCGTGTTGAGAAGAACAAAGGTTTTGACGTTCTTGCCGGTGCTCTTGCACAGGCCTGCCGAGATTCTGAATTTCGCCAATGGCGGTGGGTCATCGTGGGTGACGGACATTACCGTTCTACCTTGGAGCGAATCGTTCGGCAACTTGGGTTGCAAGATCGGACGCTTTTTGTTGGCGCGACGACCGATCGTGAACTGCACGCCTGGTATGAGGCGGCGACGGTGTTCGTGCACCCCACTCTTTATGAAGGCAGCTCAATCGTCACGCTGGAAGCGATGGCACATAGTAGGCCCGTTGTAGCTTCGCGGGTCGGAGGGTTGCCTGACAAAGTGTTACCTAGGGTTACTGGTTGGTTGGCCTCGCCAGGGGACGCTGCGGACTTGGGGCATGCTTTAACTGAGGTTCTTCACCTGGAGGAACATCTTCCTAGGATGGGTGAAGCTGGCCGGGCGCTCGTCGAGCGGTGTTTTTCTTGGCCAAGCGTTACTGAGCGCTTATTGTCGCATTACGATGAAGTGCTGGCAGAGTGTGCCTCTTTGAGGGCGAGCAGGTGA